A section of the Triticum dicoccoides isolate Atlit2015 ecotype Zavitan chromosome 7A, WEW_v2.0, whole genome shotgun sequence genome encodes:
- the LOC119334231 gene encoding uncharacterized protein LOC119334231 — protein sequence MGSLGPAVSVSMAKANGGKVAVGGQKQQQSGTFSCGFQMPLHYPRYRKADYEAMPEWRVDCLLREYGLPVTGDIEEKRRFAMGAFLWPGQY from the coding sequence ATGGGATCCTTGGGCCCTGCCGTGAGCGTGAGCATGGCCAAGGCCAACGGCGGCAAGGTGGCCGTCGGCGGCCAGAAGCAGCAGCAGAGCGGCACGTTCAGCTGCGGCTTCCAGATGCCGCTGCACTACCCGCGGTACAGGAAGGCGGACTACGAGGCGATGCCGGAGTGGCGCGTCGACTGCCTGCTCCGAGAGTACGGCCTCCCTGTCACAGGCGACATCGAGGAAAAGAGGAGGTTCGCCATGGGCGCCTTCCTCTGGCCCGGCCAGTATTGA